A genomic window from Punica granatum isolate Tunisia-2019 chromosome 2, ASM765513v2, whole genome shotgun sequence includes:
- the LOC116193934 gene encoding uncharacterized protein LOC116193934 yields MGASPTSMAPLLLRNLVTSLFLFADRPFINLAERYKILDLLHTFVVSCFLFFLRLLPVVVPPVNPFSSGSGRFPPEHKGKKPDFLPQSPGGVGDSGIARALSQLLAIVNTVPVSSRKYEAVRSLAERLIDENQQEGTKALREVNRKVLSAAFSRTLTQLEAAMVDRERARGFSSGPVGSGAVPAEHFYLNGVLRVVKALGGVAWSLAGTPRDELGPEGSSAEKLAAELVWLAQKLAACGCAEEAVCLWASASNLAWLAVSAETRLQEILFKSKDEVFQCFYKFHVMVERQAEKFLKCLRTSGEYTLKEFKDYLRYRIGHERTELGSLQHNGVVERIN; encoded by the exons ATGGGAGCCTCCCCCACCTCCATGGCCCCGCTTCTCCTCCGCAACCTCGTCAcctccctcttcctcttcgCCGACAGGCCCTTCATCAACCTCGCCGAGCGCTACAAAATCCTCGACCTCCTTCACACCTTCGTCGTCAGctgcttcctcttcttcctccgcCTGCTACCCGTCGTCGTCCCTCCAGTCAACCCTTTCAGTTCCGGCAGCGGCAGGTTCCCTCCCGAGCACAAGGGTAAGAAGCCTGACTTCCTCCCGCAGTCGCCCGGAGGAGTCGGCGACTCTGGCATCGCCCGGGCTCTCTCCCAGCTGCTGGCCATCGTCAACACCGTCCCCGTGAGCTCCCGCAAGTACGAGGCCGTGCGGTCCTTGGCTGAGCGGCTCATCGACGAGAACCAACAGGAGGGCACGAAGGCGCTGCGCGAGGTGAATCGAAAGGTTCTCTCGGCCGCGTTCTCGAGGACTCTTACCCAGCTCGAAGCCGCGATGGTGGACCGGGAGCGCGCTCGTGGATTCAGCAGCGGCCCCGTGGGGTCAGGCGCCGTGCCGGCCGAGCACTTCTATCTGAACGGTGTCCTGAGGGTGGTCAAGGCACTTGGGGGTGTGGCCTGGAGCCTAGCCGGGACGCCGAGGGATGAGTTGGGCCCGGAGGGTAGCTCGGCAGAGAAGCTCGCGGCCGAGCTGGTCTGGCTGGCCCAGAAGCTCGCGGCTTGCGGGTGCGCCGAGGAAGCCGTCTGCCTGTGGGCCTCAGCTTCAAACCTAGCTTGGCTTGCTGTCTCCGCCGAGACCCGCCTGCAagaaattcttttcaag TCCAAGGACGAAGTGTTCCAATGTTTCTATAAGTTTCATGTTATGGTGGAGAGACAGGCAGAGAAATTTTTGAAGTGTCTGCGAACTAGCGGGGAATATACCTTGAAAGAATTCAAGGATTACTTGCGCTATAGAATTGGACACGAGAGGACTGAACTAGGTAGTCTACAACATAATGGTGTAGTCGAGAGGATTAACTAA